GCCTTAACGTCGTGATTTTAAGATATGTGCATAAGAAGTTTAGTCTGCAGTATAAAGCGACTATTGGTGCTGATTTCGTCACCAAGGAGCTTCAGATTGGGGATAAGCTTGTTACTCTCCAGGTGGGTTTCTCTTTTGTTTATGAGGTTACTTTCTCAAGATTCGATTTTTTTTTTTTAATAATGTATGTATGTTTGGTTATGTAGATTTGGGATACTGCTGGACAAGAGAGGTTCCAGAGTCTTGGTGCTGCCTTTTACAGAGGTGCAGATTGCTGTGCGTTGGTTTATGATGTTAACGTGGCCAAGTCCTTTGACTCCCTCGAAACTTGGCATGAGGAGTTTCTTAAGCAGGTTCTTTGGCATGCTTCTTTGTTATATTAGCCGCTTGTTTTCATTGTTTGTTATGATGAATACATTGAACATATGAAGTTTTTGTTAGCTTTGGCTATCTAGAGTCACAATCTTGAGATCTGTATTAACATCTTGCTTCTACATTAGGAGAGCTTTTGGTTAGGAACATATCTCTTTGAGTCCTTATGACCGTATCTGAAGTTTTGTTTTCCCATGGTTGAGCAATATAACATGTTTTTGTTTGTTTGTTTGTTTGTTAAAATGATCATAAAACAATAATATTACCAACTAGCAAGTACATTACTAACTCATTTTCTGCCTTTATAGCAGTTTTAGAATTCGTTAAACTATAAAGCTTGCGCATTTTTGAGTTTTTTTCGTGCACTAACAAATTTATAATATGCTTAACTTTGTTTCTGTGGCATCTTCTTGTCCTGCACAGGCAAGTCCAGCGGATCCAAAGACCTTTCCGTTTATAGTGCTTGGAAACAAGGTTGACATAGGTGGAGGGAGCACTAGAGTGGTAAGTACAAGATCATCTATGCTTTAAGTCTTTGGAGTCTTTTACTTTGTCTGGGTTTCGTCATCTATATAACTTAACAGGTCTCTGAGTCGAAAGCAGCTGACTGGTGTGCTTCAAATGGTAGCATACCCTATTTCGAGACATCAGCTAAAGAAGACTACAATGTTGATGAGGCTTTCTTTACCATTGCCAAAACCGCTCTTGCCAACGAGAATGATCAGGACATGTATGTTGTTTTCTCTTTGCTTTAGCTCTAATATATTAAGTATTATCTCTGTGGGCTGTCAAAATGCACAGAAACAGCTGAGTAGGTATAGAATCTGTTCCTCATACACAGTTCTTTTTGGTTTTTGCAGATACTTCCAAGGCATACCAGCTGCTATGCCTGAAAACGAGCCAAAAGGGGGTGGTTGCGCTTGCTGAACTGTGGATTTCAAGATTCTTTTACGTTCGTTTTTGATACATTTGCTCGTTATTCATTCAAGGTTGGTGTACTCTTGAGAATTGCAGAACGATAAAGCTTGTAGAAGCAATCTTTTCAGCCATTCCATCATGTATTAATTGATTGGAGGAGTCTGTATGATCAAATCGATTCTGCTGGATATATTTTGTTATTTTCGGAAGAACTGTTATTTGCTCTTATCATATTTGGTTCCCACTCATCTTATATTTGGAGACGATATGTTCATTTTGCATGATTAGTTTATTTCTCTAGACGCTTTGGATGACTTCTATGGTTTCTTTCGGCACTGATTAGCATGGGCTTTACCCTCAGCTCTC
The DNA window shown above is from Brassica oleracea var. oleracea cultivar TO1000 chromosome C3, BOL, whole genome shotgun sequence and carries:
- the LOC106331537 gene encoding ras-related protein RABG3a; its protein translation is MATRRRTLLKVIVLGDSGVGKTSLMNQYVHKKFSLQYKATIGADFVTKELQIGDKLVTLQIWDTAGQERFQSLGAAFYRGADCCALVYDVNVAKSFDSLETWHEEFLKQASPADPKTFPFIVLGNKVDIGGGSTRVVSESKAADWCASNGSIPYFETSAKEDYNVDEAFFTIAKTALANENDQDIYFQGIPAAMPENEPKGGGCAC